The proteins below come from a single Rhodococcus sp. WMMA185 genomic window:
- a CDS encoding nucleosidase gives MSQSKILVVAATEQEAAHIPSDFKVLITGMGKVAAAVAMAAELGKYPPTDMPLVINIGTCGGLHEHRSGLFTPSIVLNHDFSADVLRKFGHDVVDTLHIPDGDGTVLATGDLFVSDPAARDVLAASADLVDMEGFAIAFACDRVGARCRLVKHVTDKADEAALTWPELIDESARELGEWLAAL, from the coding sequence GTGAGCCAATCCAAGATTCTTGTGGTGGCTGCTACTGAGCAGGAGGCAGCGCACATACCGTCCGATTTCAAGGTCCTGATCACAGGAATGGGTAAGGTCGCGGCCGCCGTGGCTATGGCCGCCGAGCTCGGGAAGTACCCACCGACGGACATGCCTCTCGTCATCAACATCGGCACCTGTGGAGGTTTGCACGAACACCGCTCGGGTCTGTTCACACCGTCGATCGTGTTGAACCACGACTTCAGTGCAGACGTTCTGAGAAAGTTCGGGCACGACGTGGTTGACACGCTTCACATTCCGGACGGCGACGGCACGGTTCTCGCGACTGGAGACCTGTTCGTGTCGGATCCTGCGGCGCGCGATGTACTTGCAGCGAGCGCCGATCTCGTCGACATGGAGGGCTTCGCCATCGCCTTTGCCTGCGACCGGGTCGGTGCGCGGTGCCGACTGGTCAAGCACGTCACCGACAAGGCAGACGAGGCGGCGTTGACCTGGCCCGAACTCATCGATGAGAGCGCTCGGGAGCTCGGGGAGTGGCTCGCGGCGCTCTAG
- a CDS encoding molybdopterin molybdotransferase MoeA: MTARSVEDHRRHVAALLAALQSRSAEDIPLGDGLGRVLASDVHSPVDLPLFRNSQMDGYAVDAASIRAVPVALPVRGVIAAGPVDPVTHTPGTAYRIMTGAPIPDGADAIVPVEDTETADGEVRINRARSVGEFVRERGSDVKAGTLLLPAGAILAARHIAVLAAVGLQRVPVRPRPRIAVITTGAELVDAGSTLRPGEIFDSNGIALASSARANGAEVVSISRSGDDPAEFRALLTEATTTADLVLTSGGVSMGDFEVVKDTLTSLGAEFGHVAMQPGGPQGTAVVDGVPVLNFPGNPVSALVSFEIFARPEIRRAAGLPPIEPDELPLAAAITSIPGKRQFLRARSTTAGVELVSGPGSHLVAAMAWADVLVDVPADVTALDAGDLVKAIPL; encoded by the coding sequence ATGACCGCACGCTCGGTCGAGGATCATCGCCGGCACGTCGCCGCACTCCTTGCCGCTCTCCAATCGCGATCCGCCGAAGACATTCCTCTCGGCGACGGGCTCGGTCGCGTCCTGGCCTCGGACGTACATTCGCCTGTCGATCTGCCGCTGTTCCGCAACTCTCAGATGGACGGATACGCGGTCGATGCGGCGTCCATCCGCGCCGTGCCCGTAGCTCTGCCGGTGCGCGGCGTGATCGCGGCCGGACCGGTGGATCCCGTCACCCACACCCCCGGCACGGCATACCGGATCATGACCGGTGCTCCCATCCCCGACGGGGCCGATGCCATCGTGCCCGTTGAGGACACCGAGACCGCGGACGGGGAGGTGCGCATCAATCGAGCACGAAGCGTCGGCGAGTTCGTGCGCGAGCGCGGTAGCGATGTGAAAGCGGGCACTCTTCTGCTTCCGGCCGGCGCAATCCTCGCGGCCCGGCACATCGCCGTGCTCGCCGCAGTCGGACTCCAACGGGTTCCGGTGCGCCCCCGTCCCCGTATCGCGGTCATCACCACCGGCGCCGAACTCGTCGATGCCGGAAGCACCCTGAGGCCGGGCGAGATTTTCGACTCCAACGGCATCGCGCTCGCGTCGAGTGCGCGCGCCAACGGCGCGGAGGTGGTCTCGATCTCCCGCAGCGGCGACGACCCGGCCGAGTTCCGCGCACTTCTCACCGAGGCAACCACCACGGCCGACCTCGTCCTTACCTCGGGCGGGGTGTCGATGGGCGATTTCGAGGTGGTGAAAGACACGCTCACCTCACTTGGCGCGGAGTTCGGTCACGTGGCAATGCAACCCGGCGGCCCGCAGGGCACCGCTGTGGTGGACGGCGTTCCAGTACTGAACTTTCCCGGCAACCCCGTCAGCGCACTCGTGTCGTTCGAGATCTTCGCGCGTCCCGAGATCCGCCGCGCGGCGGGACTCCCCCCGATAGAACCCGACGAGCTACCGCTCGCCGCGGCCATCACCTCTATTCCCGGCAAGCGGCAATTCTTGCGTGCCCGAAGCACCACCGCCGGAGTCGAACTCGTATCCGGCCCCGGCTCCCATCTCGTCGCCGCCATGGCATGGGCAGACGTCCTTGTCGACGTTCCCGCCGACGTTACCGCGCTCGACGCCGGTGACCTTGTGAAAGCGATTCCCCTATGA
- a CDS encoding nucleosidase — translation MRRSDILVAVAVEKGAAYVPPDFDTLITGMGKVSAATSVALALAKYQPGNMPLVVNIGTCGSLHPHRAGLFTPSIVVNHDFNVGAPRKAAKRDSEDTLHIPDGDGSVLATGDLFLYDPEVRDELAARADLVDMEGYAVAYACAQLGARCRLVRHVADQADDDAIEWPDRTDLSFRELGKWLAAL, via the coding sequence ATGAGGCGTTCCGACATTCTTGTGGCTGTTGCCGTCGAGAAGGGAGCGGCCTATGTTCCACCGGATTTCGACACCCTGATCACAGGGATGGGCAAGGTGTCGGCCGCTACGTCCGTAGCTCTCGCTCTCGCCAAGTATCAGCCGGGGAACATGCCTCTCGTCGTCAACATTGGCACTTGCGGCAGTTTGCATCCACACCGCGCCGGGCTGTTCACGCCATCGATTGTGGTGAACCACGACTTCAACGTTGGTGCCCCCAGAAAAGCCGCCAAACGTGATTCGGAAGACACGCTTCACATTCCGGACGGTGACGGTTCGGTTCTCGCAACGGGAGACCTGTTCTTGTACGACCCCGAGGTGCGCGATGAGCTTGCCGCAAGAGCCGATCTCGTCGATATGGAAGGCTACGCCGTCGCGTATGCGTGTGCCCAGCTCGGCGCGCGGTGCCGACTGGTCAGGCACGTTGCCGACCAGGCAGACGACGACGCAATAGAATGGCCCGACCGAACAGATCTCAGTTTCCGGGAACTCGGCAAGTGGCTCGCGGCCCTCTAG
- the moaA gene encoding GTP 3',8-cyclase MoaA, translating into MTTVALGVPTMPSSASIEDRPDVGELVDRFGRVARDLRVSITEKCSLRCTYCMPEDGLPAIPTQNLLTADEIVRLVDIAVHRLGVREVRFTGGEPLMRPDLEQMIAGCAERAPGVPLAMTTNAIGLEHRAHKLVEAGLSRINISLDSIDREHFARLTRRDRLPSVIAGIRAAAEAGLGPLKINAVLMPEMLGGAADLLEWCLNEGVALRFIEEMPLDADHEWARENMVTADRLLAVLGERFTLSEHGRQDPSAPAEEWLVDGGPATVGVIASVTRSFCSDCDRTRLTAEGTVRSCLFSDREIDLRAALRGGADDEELARLWRGAMWNKWAGHGINADGFAPPQRSMGAIGG; encoded by the coding sequence GTGACGACGGTGGCGTTGGGTGTTCCCACGATGCCGTCGTCGGCGTCGATCGAGGACAGGCCTGACGTCGGCGAACTCGTCGATCGATTCGGGCGGGTGGCACGGGACCTACGCGTCTCCATTACCGAGAAGTGCTCCCTGCGCTGCACGTACTGCATGCCTGAGGACGGGTTACCCGCCATACCGACGCAGAATCTCCTCACCGCGGATGAAATCGTGCGACTGGTCGATATCGCCGTCCATCGACTCGGTGTGCGTGAGGTGCGGTTCACCGGAGGTGAACCGTTGATGCGCCCCGATCTCGAGCAGATGATCGCGGGATGTGCCGAACGTGCTCCCGGCGTGCCGTTGGCAATGACCACCAACGCCATCGGCCTGGAACATCGCGCCCACAAACTCGTAGAAGCAGGACTGTCTCGGATCAACATCTCCCTTGACTCTATCGACCGCGAGCATTTCGCGAGACTCACACGGCGGGACCGGCTTCCCTCGGTGATCGCCGGGATCCGTGCCGCCGCCGAGGCGGGTCTCGGGCCGTTGAAGATCAATGCGGTTCTGATGCCCGAAATGCTGGGTGGTGCAGCGGATCTCCTGGAGTGGTGTCTGAATGAGGGTGTCGCGCTTCGTTTCATCGAGGAGATGCCACTCGATGCCGACCACGAATGGGCGCGCGAGAACATGGTGACTGCCGACCGCCTGCTGGCCGTGCTCGGCGAACGGTTCACACTGTCCGAACATGGCAGACAAGACCCCTCGGCGCCGGCCGAGGAGTGGCTGGTGGACGGCGGTCCCGCGACGGTCGGTGTCATCGCATCCGTCACTCGCTCGTTCTGCTCGGATTGCGACCGTACCCGGCTCACTGCCGAGGGGACGGTACGGTCGTGCCTGTTCAGCGACCGCGAGATCGATCTCAGGGCGGCACTGCGCGGCGGCGCCGACGACGAGGAGTTGGCGCGGTTGTGGCGCGGCGCGATGTGGAACAAGTGGGCGGGTCATGGGATCAACGCGGACGGCTTTGCGCCGCCGCAACGCAGCATGGGAGCGATAGGTGGTTGA
- a CDS encoding SDR family oxidoreductase — protein sequence MVQALVVGGTGLAGRQAVKEFLARGHSVRVLSRHGGAPGTAIEHFQGDLVTGEGLAEALDGVDVLVDTTDGKTRGTRSVLETGAKNLLAMADGAGVGRAVLLSIVNVDQGRFAYYQAKRQQELVYKTSPIDTWIVRATQFHDFIPMIAGAASLTGVFPAFTKTSFQTIDTRDVAHALVDVALSTERAPDDPITIGGPEVHTAHELVAKWKRATGKRGFVAKFPLPGTLGKFLREGRNLVPDNQFGTITFDQWLAESAR from the coding sequence GTGGTGCAGGCACTCGTGGTGGGCGGCACCGGCCTCGCCGGCAGGCAGGCGGTCAAGGAGTTCCTCGCCCGCGGCCATTCGGTTCGAGTCCTTTCACGGCACGGAGGTGCGCCCGGAACCGCGATAGAGCACTTCCAGGGCGACCTCGTCACCGGCGAGGGGCTCGCAGAGGCCCTTGACGGCGTCGACGTCCTGGTCGACACCACCGATGGCAAGACCCGCGGCACCCGCTCCGTACTCGAGACGGGTGCAAAGAACCTGCTTGCGATGGCCGACGGTGCAGGGGTCGGACGCGCCGTCCTACTCTCCATCGTCAACGTCGACCAAGGCAGGTTCGCGTACTACCAGGCGAAGAGACAGCAAGAATTGGTGTACAAGACTTCGCCGATCGATACGTGGATCGTGCGGGCTACGCAATTCCATGACTTCATCCCCATGATCGCCGGGGCCGCGAGCTTGACCGGGGTCTTTCCCGCATTCACGAAGACCAGCTTCCAAACCATCGACACCAGGGATGTCGCCCACGCTCTAGTCGATGTCGCCCTGTCCACCGAAAGGGCGCCTGACGATCCGATCACCATCGGCGGCCCCGAGGTGCACACCGCCCATGAACTCGTCGCCAAGTGGAAGAGGGCGACGGGCAAGCGTGGTTTCGTCGCGAAGTTCCCACTACCGGGCACGTTGGGCAAGTTCCTGCGGGAGGGGCGTAATCTCGTTCCCGACAACCAGTTCGGAACGATCACGTTCGATCAGTGGCTGGCCGAGTCCGCTCGCTGA
- a CDS encoding molybdenum cofactor biosynthesis protein MoaE, with protein sequence MSEILAQISDQPLDTAVVDAAVAGPEHGAVVVFTGVVRNHDGGHSVSALEYQAHPNAERFLRTVCEEVSASTGLPVAAIHRVGSLTIGDLAVVAAVAAPHRAEAFSACAELVERIKHEVPIWKRQRFADGASEWVGL encoded by the coding sequence ATGAGTGAAATCCTCGCCCAGATCTCGGACCAGCCCCTCGATACCGCCGTCGTCGACGCCGCCGTGGCCGGACCTGAACACGGTGCCGTCGTGGTGTTCACCGGAGTTGTCCGCAATCATGATGGTGGGCACTCCGTTTCGGCACTCGAATACCAAGCTCACCCGAATGCCGAGCGCTTCCTCCGCACAGTCTGCGAAGAGGTGTCGGCCTCGACCGGACTACCGGTGGCCGCGATCCACCGAGTGGGATCTCTCACAATCGGCGACCTCGCGGTGGTTGCCGCTGTCGCCGCTCCCCACCGCGCCGAAGCCTTCTCGGCATGCGCCGAACTGGTGGAACGCATCAAACACGAGGTGCCCATCTGGAAGCGCCAGAGGTTCGCCGACGGTGCTTCGGAATGGGTCGGGCTGTGA
- a CDS encoding MoaD/ThiS family protein, with protein sequence MTAVSVRYFAAAADAAGCTKETIEFPAPADLGQVKSALLDRYGPDMERVLEVAAFLVGSELTRDLTRPAGSQVDVLPPFAGG encoded by the coding sequence GTGACGGCTGTGTCGGTCCGGTATTTCGCGGCGGCGGCCGATGCCGCGGGATGCACCAAGGAAACTATCGAGTTCCCGGCGCCCGCGGATCTCGGCCAGGTGAAATCCGCACTGCTCGACAGGTACGGTCCCGACATGGAGCGCGTTCTCGAGGTCGCCGCGTTCCTCGTGGGTTCCGAGTTGACGCGCGATCTGACCCGTCCAGCGGGATCGCAGGTGGACGTCCTGCCTCCCTTCGCCGGGGGCTAG
- the moaCB gene encoding bifunctional molybdenum cofactor biosynthesis protein MoaC/MoaB, whose translation MSDLTHLDNEGRARMVDVSEKADTTRIAVAAGQLVTTPEVIALVRADNLPKADVLATARIAGIAGAKKTSELIPLCHQLALSSVKLEFGFTDTAITIEATAKTKGPTGVEMEALTAVAVAGLTLHDMIKAVDPGATLDGVRLLTKEGGKRGHWTREGGGSETPSASTRSAAVLVASTGGAKGTREDTTGPVIVAWLEERGFTARGPLVYADADIAAGVADALSNRPALIISTGGTGISPTDATPEATRAVLDRELPGVADAIRNRGTAVTPHASLSRGLAGVADGTVIVNLPGSPGGVRDGLSVLGPIIDHLLAQVAGGGTHDE comes from the coding sequence ATGAGCGATTTGACGCACCTCGACAACGAGGGCCGCGCCCGCATGGTCGACGTGAGCGAGAAGGCCGACACCACCCGAATCGCAGTGGCTGCAGGGCAGTTGGTCACCACCCCCGAGGTGATCGCACTGGTTCGAGCCGACAACCTTCCCAAGGCCGACGTTCTCGCAACGGCTCGGATCGCAGGTATCGCGGGGGCGAAGAAGACGTCCGAACTGATTCCGCTGTGTCACCAGCTGGCGTTGTCCTCGGTGAAGTTGGAGTTCGGTTTCACCGACACCGCGATCACCATCGAGGCCACAGCGAAGACGAAGGGCCCCACCGGCGTCGAGATGGAGGCTCTCACCGCGGTGGCTGTGGCCGGCTTGACCCTGCACGACATGATCAAGGCAGTCGATCCCGGCGCGACCCTGGACGGCGTCCGCCTGCTCACCAAGGAGGGCGGCAAACGCGGGCATTGGACACGCGAGGGTGGAGGTTCCGAAACCCCTTCGGCCTCAACTCGCTCTGCCGCAGTTCTGGTCGCCTCGACAGGCGGCGCCAAGGGAACGCGAGAAGACACGACCGGGCCGGTCATCGTCGCGTGGCTCGAGGAACGTGGCTTCACCGCTCGCGGCCCGCTCGTCTATGCCGACGCCGATATCGCCGCCGGTGTTGCCGACGCACTTTCGAACAGGCCGGCATTGATCATCAGCACCGGCGGTACCGGTATCTCGCCGACCGACGCCACTCCAGAGGCGACGCGGGCAGTACTCGACCGCGAACTTCCCGGCGTCGCGGACGCCATCCGAAACCGCGGAACAGCGGTGACCCCACACGCCTCGCTCAGCCGCGGACTCGCGGGGGTGGCGGACGGCACAGTCATCGTCAATCTCCCCGGTTCTCCAGGCGGGGTCAGGGACGGGTTGTCTGTGCTCGGTCCCATCATCGACCACCTTCTCGCCCAGGTTGCCGGTGGAGGCACGCACGATGAGTGA
- the nadE gene encoding ammonia-dependent NAD(+) synthetase encodes MANLRAQILEELGARPTIDPAGEIRKRVQFLKDYLLSTGAKGFVLGISGGQDSTLTGRLTQLAATELRDEGHDAEFVAVRLPYGTQADESDAQISLKFIEPDRSVVVNVKPGADATARESSEALRDILGDDGELRDFVRGNIKARERMVIQYSIAGQLGYLVVGTDHAAEAVTGFFTKFGDGGVDVTPLTGLSKRQGAALLRELGAPESTWKKVPTADLEDDRPALPDEEALGLTYSQIDDYLEGKEVSDTVARKLETMFLNTRHKRAVPVTPLDTWWR; translated from the coding sequence ATGGCGAATCTACGCGCGCAGATCCTCGAAGAGCTCGGTGCCCGGCCCACCATCGATCCGGCGGGCGAAATCCGCAAACGTGTGCAGTTCCTGAAGGACTACCTACTGTCCACTGGGGCCAAGGGATTCGTCCTCGGTATCAGTGGCGGGCAGGACAGCACCCTCACCGGTCGCCTCACTCAACTCGCGGCGACCGAGCTCCGCGACGAGGGGCACGACGCCGAGTTCGTGGCCGTTCGACTGCCCTACGGCACGCAGGCGGACGAATCGGACGCGCAGATCTCGCTGAAGTTCATCGAGCCCGACCGGTCGGTGGTCGTGAATGTCAAACCCGGGGCGGACGCCACCGCCAGGGAGTCATCGGAGGCATTGCGGGACATCCTCGGCGACGATGGGGAGCTGCGTGACTTCGTTCGCGGCAACATCAAGGCTCGTGAACGAATGGTGATCCAGTACTCGATCGCCGGCCAACTCGGCTACCTCGTGGTCGGTACGGACCACGCAGCCGAGGCGGTCACCGGGTTCTTCACCAAATTCGGAGACGGCGGCGTCGATGTCACCCCGCTCACCGGACTATCGAAACGACAGGGCGCCGCACTGCTCCGCGAACTCGGTGCACCCGAGAGCACGTGGAAGAAGGTTCCGACCGCTGACCTCGAAGACGACCGACCCGCCCTCCCCGACGAGGAGGCACTCGGTTTGACGTATTCGCAGATCGACGACTACCTCGAAGGCAAGGAGGTGTCGGACACGGTGGCGCGCAAGCTCGAGACGATGTTCTTGAACACCCGGCACAAACGCGCGGTCCCGGTAACACCGCTCGACACCTGGTGGCGGTGA